The genomic DNA TTTGACCCTAACCGCGTTTCGGATCCTGATTCTTGTTTTTCCTACCATTGTGTCGCGACTCtataaaagaatattttctacCTTTCAACTGAAGTGTGCTTGAGCCGAGTTACGCCGTGCTGGCAATACCAATTAGGCGAATGACATGGTTactcgattattattaattaggCTAATTAGATTATAGTTCATGCTATCGATTTACAGTTTTATGCTTGCAATTGTGTGCTGTGGTGGCATTTTTTATGGAAGCTTTAGTGACTTCGAAATTACTTATACCGATTGAAGTGATTGTCAAGtagtatatgcatatatacggTGTTGTTGCTGAGagtgaagtgaaaaattacttaAAAAGATACTTcggtgaattgaaaaaaaatccgtacCGCTTTGTACGAAGTGGCATTAACAATGGATTTCGGAAATATTAtggtacctatacctataaccCTCCAAAACTCTCTCTAATTTATTTCAGACAACGAAACGATGTCTTCCTCGAAGGCATATAATGCTTTAATTCGTAGATAATTTACTACAGTATTGAAAACCGAACATATATAATCCCAAACAACATCTCAATTCCACAGTCCTTGTGgttcatatttcatttttgcgTTGCGACCTTTATCATTGTAATTAAAAAGTTCTCGTCTTTCCTGCTTCAGATCCAGACGAAGCGCGAGCTGTTCTTCAAAGCGGACAGCGGCAGTCTCCCGTCTTCTCCGTCGGTCCCGCCGCCTCAACCTCCGACCGCCGCGGCTACCGGAACGACGTTGACGTCGAGCGTACCTCCAAGCGTAGCGCCTCCTTCAGCACCTACGAAAGCTCGGCTGCCGCAGACTAGCGTCACTCTGAACCAGAATGACTCCGAGGACAGCAACAAACGCGAGTCGGCTAATAACAGGTCGACCGACACCAAGGACTCGAGGTCCGCGCCGACGACTAAACCCAAGGAACTCGACGGCTACGTAGGATTCGCCAATCTTCCAAACCAAGTGTACCGGAAAGCCGTGAAAAAGGGATTCGACTTCACGCTTATGGTTGTCGGTAAGATTACAACGATTCCAGGGTTATTAATAATGTAGTTTTGAAATTAACATCGTCAGCTTGGACTACGATTGGAACTGACCACCAATTTTCCATAGTTTTCTACGGGTATCGAAGCGGACGTTTAAGTTATGTGTAATGTACCATTGCATTGGTACTATATGTAGAATGGACATTCCGAACGTGTCTTGCTAATGAATAACGCTTGTATGATTGAAATTGTGTACAATAGGTTTCGGAAAGTGTTTGAAGTATGTTGAAATGTGAAAGTTTGCAACAACGACTTTGATGGTGATAAAGGAATGTGGAATTCCATTTGTCGCgtgaatattataataatatgtactaTATGCGAGGATATTCTCACTCGTAAGTTCTTTCATCTGCTGAACATGTGCGTCTCTCTGGCCAGCTGGATCTCTGAGTCCactctgatatatatatatatcagtggCTCTCAATTGTTTGCttgtaaaacaatattttccgaatttttggtcCCTCAAAAGTTTAATCACTTATCGCAAAAGATGTTATTACTGTATCGAAGATGAAATTTCAGACTATTAATGCAGTCATGGTAGTAACTACAAAGATGCCATTCAACTTCTCAGTTGTAATACAGAAATCGACGAAAATGGATTAATTTACATAGTTGGTTGACCAATGTTGTTTTGTCGTATAAGTATGCTCTCAATTGGTCCTCTGTATTTTTCAACTAACGCATGAGACTGAAGTTATTAAGAAAATTAATGTACAAGTGTAATTATAAGATGCAGCTCAGCGCTGTTATATTTAGGTGCAAGACGCACCGAGTAGTCATTCCACCATAAATAGAATAATTGAAGCAGTTGCTCTGGTATCAAATGCACGGCTGCTGTTTGTCGTTCAAGGTCAAATAAGCTAAAAACTTGAGAGCGTGTCGTGAGAATTGCATTTCTTGAGCCCATACCTACGTGTTTGGTTTTTtaagcatttttatttcatttaataaCATTGCATACATGCTAGACTGGAAACAAGtagtgcaataatttttttcaatttcttcatgaACAGGTGAATCTGGTCTTGGGAAATCGACTCTCATAAACTCCATGTTCTTGGCTGATATATACAGTTCCGAGTACCCTGGTCCGAGTcttcgagtaaaaaaaactgtcgcCGTTGAAACCAGCAAAGTTCTTCTCAAGGAAAACGGAGTAAACTTAACTCTGACCGTAGTGGATACTCCAGGATTTGGTGATGCCGTCGACAATAGTAATTGGTTAGTATGAATTTTGGCTCAGTTGGAATTCGACCCCTCCTTGTATTCTTCGTGGTTCATGTACTTTTAAGGAGAACGTAAAAGAAACCCTGAAAATTACATAACATTTATCTATAAATCTTTTGTTTCAGCTGGGTACCTGTCATCGAGTACATCGAGTCTAAgtacgaagaatttttaaacgcCGAATCTCGCGTGACAAGAAAACAGATTGCAGATAGTCGAGTTCACTGCTGTCTCTACTTTGTGGCTCCATCCGGTCACGGATTAAAACCGTTGGATGTAGAATTTATGCAACGCTTACACGACAAAGTTAACATTATTCCAGTTATCGCGAAAGCAGATACGATGACACCAGATGAATGCGcacatttcaaaaaacaaGTGAGTTAATTAATCAACTATGAtcatttaaacaaatttccaCGTGCAACtctttaagaaaaaataaaaataaataaacacacaGGCAAAGCAATTAGCTAATGTTTGATTTCACAGATATTGAACGAGATCGCTCAgcacaaaattaaaatttacgaattcccagaggatgaggaggaggaggaaagtaAATTACACAAAGTATTAAGGGATAGGGTACCGTTTGCTGTTGTTGGAGCAAATACTGTCGTTGAACAAGATGGTAAAAAGGTTCGAGGACGAAAGTATCCCTGGGGTGTTGCCGAAGGTACTTTTTCGTGTATCCATATATCATTTTTAGACAAACATTCAGCTCTTTGATGTTTTCCTTATATATTTTGTGGATTACTGAAATAAATTACATGATTTTCTGTCGATCCGTTGCAGTCGAGAACCTTGAACACTGTGACTTCATAGCGTTGCGAAATATGGTGATTCGAACGCATCTTCAGGACCTCAAAGATGTGACAAATAATGTTCACTATGAAAACTTTAGATGTCGAACCCTGGCTGGTCTTGGTGTTGATGGCAAACCGACGAGGATTTCAAACAAGTAAGTCTCATTTTGTTCATTAGAAATCAGAGGATAATCCTGAACTATCGCCATAAACACCAACACTCCTGGAAATGCTCGAGGAAAATCATGTCTTCTGTAATCACAAAAATCGTCTAAAAATCCTTCATCATTTGAATCGTGATCATCGTTTTTAAAATATGCCGTTGATGCTGTGGAAATATTTGAATGTCATACTGGCGCATTCAAATACATGAATTGTGGGTCTATTCATCGAAAGCCGTTCCAAATAACAAATGTGCAGATAAATCGTCTTCATTTTTGGAATTCACAACAACGATACCTGTTCTGTCTAGTTTTATTCCTaagaggtgaagaaaaaagctTGTGCATGCAAACTCtaactataaatatacatgGTAGAAAGTAATTCCGTAGTTTGAACGAATGATTCAGGATTAAAAATATCGGAGGTGAATTCGTTTGAAATAGTTTCTTTGTTCTGTTATACGATTTCattgactaaattttaatgATGGTTTCTTATTGGTCAGTTTGTGCCCACAAGGAGTGATGAACAGTTTCATGACGGTGTGGTAAGTCCTTAACTAAGGCTCAAAATTATGTAATATGGTTTTGTGTGCACAAGTCTTAGTATCTTTACAACCCTAATTACGTACTAGTATACTGACATGATACCGTAATGTTAATtcccgaaaattttcattggtaCCGATTAATTGTCGATTCAAAGAAACAATTGTTCTTGTTTGTTTGTATTCAGGTTGACCACAGttctttgtaattattaatttcacctTATCTCTTTCGAATAATGTTTATATTTTCTAGTATGTTTTTGTTCcctctgtcttttttttttctttcatgtacctgcaaaatatttatattatatattattcacaCCGTATTCACATCATTACCACACCATGAGAacctttcaaaattgatattaCTTTTTCACACATCATTTGAtacttttacatttttgagGGGTAGGTAATTATCATAAAGAAGACTGTACCGTGGGCCTCTTTGAATATTGACTCAATGCGGTGAACTAAGAAGCTTATTTCAGACTATGTTGCGGTTTTGTAGGAATCCTCTTGCTCAAATGGAGGAGGAAAAGCGAGAACATGAcaacaagatgaaaaaaatggaaactgAAATGGAACAGGTATTCGAGATGAAAGTCcgtgaaaagaaacaaaagctCAAGGATTCTGAGACTGATGTGAGTTTTATTTTGAGATTTCATTCCTTTCGCTTTTAATaccaatttattcaaaactcTGTTTCAATTGATCACAAATAAATCAATCAAGACCAAGATTCAACTGCCGCGTTTTATTCAGTTGTAATAACTGAATGAAACGAATTTAGAAATGAATAACAttctttgataataatttatttttcttccgaaaAAAATAGCTACAGCGACGGCACGAGCAAATGCGACGTTCGTTAGAGCAGCAGGTGCGCGAACTTGAAGAGAAAAGACGAGCATTTGAGTCCGAAAAATTAACTTGGGAGCAACAGACTGGTCATAGCATCGAAGAGCTTCGCAGACGCAGTTTAGAGGCTAACTCCAAAGAGTAAGTACCTTTTCTATAGTATGTAATTGTTTATATCCATgtacattttgaattttcatatcGGATCAAAACTGTGTATATTCATGTAAAGATTTAACGCTTGACGTAGAAATTAAGTGGGAACGTCGAATTGCTGCATAGCGCTTTAgctgaaaatacaaaacataGTATACCGCGGAAACATTTGACTAAAAACTGTTTGATAATATTCTTATGTTGGACCGGACAATATTCGATGTAATTTCATGCTTTAGTTGTAAgtcgatttttgatttttcaatcgcaTCTGTTACGAAAAGTATCATTATTGAGATTGAACTGAATTGTTTACGCCTCGGTGTTCATTTCATTATATGTAATTGCTTGAGcctgtaattataaaaaatgttataagCTTTCTTTAaatcatattattttatatggaGCTAGATAGAGTTATGCGCAAAGTCGATATATACTACTTATTTGCAGGAAATTGCTAATAAGTGGTAATTAACTTGTTTTCTCATACTGTTCTACATCACTTATTCATATTTATGTTCTAACAACGTTCGTTATTGTCCAACAAAGCCCTGATATAATGAACGATTCTTATAATGAATTTAGTTTGTGATAATTACTTGAAGGATTAATCCATGGAATTAGGATTAGTACCAGTAAGTGGCAGGCTGATGTGTGTTGTATAAATTGTGTCTTCATTAGTTTTGAGTATTTGTATCGAGTTTGCCATCAACTTGTTTATGTCCCGCAGTAAACGAAGCTCAATCAAATATTTGTTGCAGAATTTtgttaaatagaaaaaagaaaaacaagaaacaatcCCTGTGTAGAATATATTAATTcgcaatgaattttcaacagtAAACTTTAGAGAAATGTACAAATGATCCTAACAAACTGAAACTTCAGTAAATACTTAGTAACAATCTATTTGTCCCTAGCGATCTAAACCAATCCCAATTGGCAGTTTATCTAATAATTTCTCAAAGATTAATATACGAGTCTTGTAAAGTTCGTAGGAAATGCCGTTGAGCGCTTGGTTACTCTACTAAATTTCACATATTTCGGGTCTTATAATTGTACGTATTGTTTAGATGTGCTTGAACCTTCATGTAATCCCGTGGATATTACaaacataaaaattgatatttcaatACACATATTGCATAGCGTCGTGccactattttcaaaattataaaaatgaccTAGTCTTGAATTCCTTTTACGTTACGCTttgtaatgatttttatacaattttttatattttcacgttGGCTACTTCATAGGCGAATAAAACTTTCAGTATATAAcatagaaaattttgatgGTTAGTATCTgtagattttcaattattgagATAGCGAAACATTGAATATCAAAtaaatacttttcttttcatttaacTCTATTTActacttgaaatatttctctaaATGCATGCTGCAGTTATTTTTGGTTCCTCAAAAGGCAagttatatacaaatattggTTAAGTTGTTGTAGTgtatgaatgaaattgaatatctGAAACTGGGGAGGTAcgatattgaattttcgaacaataaCTGCTAACCTGCTAATACTGGCAAATATTCAACAGCGATGTAAGAGTAAGCGATAGTAATAAGCGCTGTCAAGCATCGATATAATACGCTATCGACGCATTCCCCAGAATAGATTTAGGGTCGAATG from Diprion similis isolate iyDipSimi1 chromosome 2, iyDipSimi1.1, whole genome shotgun sequence includes the following:
- the LOC124414593 gene encoding septin-7 isoform X3: MSVENQNGTATAVPLQTNGIKSSITSISTTSSAVASVGGRTIPNNSSYLYSTSSVLNREKNRQAPPTLPKYTSSFNAGTNGNAERLARERESGGSYRLASLDRLALRQRILEGEGKPNGDAASTIQTKRELFFKADSGSLPSSPSVPPPQPPTAAATGTTLTSSVPPSVAPPSAPTKARLPQTSVTLNQNDSEDSNKRESANNRSTDTKDSRSAPTTKPKELDGYVGFANLPNQVYRKAVKKGFDFTLMVVGESGLGKSTLINSMFLADIYSSEYPGPSLRVKKTVAVETSKVLLKENGVNLTLTVVDTPGFGDAVDNSNCWVPVIEYIESKYEEFLNAESRVTRKQIADSRVHCCLYFVAPSGHGLKPLDVEFMQRLHDKVNIIPVIAKADTMTPDECAHFKKQILNEIAQHKIKIYEFPEDEEEEESKLHKVLRDRVPFAVVGANTVVEQDGKKVRGRKYPWGVAEVENLEHCDFIALRNMVIRTHLQDLKDVTNNVHYENFRCRTLAGLGVDGKPTRISNKNPLAQMEEEKREHDNKMKKMETEMEQVFEMKVREKKQKLKDSETDLQRRHEQMRRSLEQQVRELEEKRRAFESEKLTWEQQTGHSIEELRRRSLEANSKDYFWFLKRTGSVSSEGSGGGGGTLRGSRGIGSLLRRHTSFKSPQESPTQNHLVIQHPEHP
- the LOC124414593 gene encoding septin-7 isoform X8 — protein: MQRSAIQTKRELFFKADSGSLPSSPSVPPPQPPTAAATGTTLTSSVPPSVAPPSAPTKARLPQTSVTLNQNDSEDSNKRESANNRSTDTKDSRSAPTTKPKELDGYVGFANLPNQVYRKAVKKGFDFTLMVVGESGLGKSTLINSMFLADIYSSEYPGPSLRVKKTVAVETSKVLLKENGVNLTLTVVDTPGFGDAVDNSNCWVPVIEYIESKYEEFLNAESRVTRKQIADSRVHCCLYFVAPSGHGLKPLDVEFMQRLHDKVNIIPVIAKADTMTPDECAHFKKQILNEIAQHKIKIYEFPEDEEEEESKLHKVLRDRVPFAVVGANTVVEQDGKKVRGRKYPWGVAEVENLEHCDFIALRNMVIRTHLQDLKDVTNNVHYENFRCRTLAGLGVDGKPTRISNNLCPQGVMNSFMTVWNPLAQMEEEKREHDNKMKKMETEMEQVFEMKVREKKQKLKDSETDLQRRHEQMRRSLEQQVRELEEKRRAFESEKLTWEQQTGHSIEELRRRSLEANSKDYFWFLKRTGSVSSEGSGGGGGTLRGSRGIGSLLRRHTSFKSPQESPTQNHLVIQHPEHP
- the LOC124414593 gene encoding septin-7 isoform X6; amino-acid sequence: MLTTPAAATATRRRLSPSMLAKYDSANQNHRDPSEQIQTKRELFFKADSGSLPSSPSVPPPQPPTAAATGTTLTSSVPPSVAPPSAPTKARLPQTSVTLNQNDSEDSNKRESANNRSTDTKDSRSAPTTKPKELDGYVGFANLPNQVYRKAVKKGFDFTLMVVGESGLGKSTLINSMFLADIYSSEYPGPSLRVKKTVAVETSKVLLKENGVNLTLTVVDTPGFGDAVDNSNCWVPVIEYIESKYEEFLNAESRVTRKQIADSRVHCCLYFVAPSGHGLKPLDVEFMQRLHDKVNIIPVIAKADTMTPDECAHFKKQILNEIAQHKIKIYEFPEDEEEEESKLHKVLRDRVPFAVVGANTVVEQDGKKVRGRKYPWGVAEVENLEHCDFIALRNMVIRTHLQDLKDVTNNVHYENFRCRTLAGLGVDGKPTRISNNLCPQGVMNSFMTVWNPLAQMEEEKREHDNKMKKMETEMEQVFEMKVREKKQKLKDSETDLQRRHEQMRRSLEQQVRELEEKRRAFESEKLTWEQQTGHSIEELRRRSLEANSKDYFWFLKRTGSVSSEGSGGGGGTLRGSRGIGSLLRRHTSFKSPQESPTQNHLVIQHPEHP
- the LOC124414593 gene encoding septin-7 isoform X1, which codes for MSVENQNGTATAVPLQTNGIKSSITSISTTSSAVASVGGRTIPNNSSYLYSTSSVLNREKNRQAPPTLPKYTSSFNAGTNGNAERLARERESGGSYRLASLDRLALRQRILEGEGKPNGDAASTIQTKRELFFKADSGSLPSSPSVPPPQPPTAAATGTTLTSSVPPSVAPPSAPTKARLPQTSVTLNQNDSEDSNKRESANNRSTDTKDSRSAPTTKPKELDGYVGFANLPNQVYRKAVKKGFDFTLMVVGESGLGKSTLINSMFLADIYSSEYPGPSLRVKKTVAVETSKVLLKENGVNLTLTVVDTPGFGDAVDNSNCWVPVIEYIESKYEEFLNAESRVTRKQIADSRVHCCLYFVAPSGHGLKPLDVEFMQRLHDKVNIIPVIAKADTMTPDECAHFKKQILNEIAQHKIKIYEFPEDEEEEESKLHKVLRDRVPFAVVGANTVVEQDGKKVRGRKYPWGVAEVENLEHCDFIALRNMVIRTHLQDLKDVTNNVHYENFRCRTLAGLGVDGKPTRISNNLCPQGVMNSFMTVWNPLAQMEEEKREHDNKMKKMETEMEQVFEMKVREKKQKLKDSETDLQRRHEQMRRSLEQQVRELEEKRRAFESEKLTWEQQTGHSIEELRRRSLEANSKDYFWFLKRTGSVSSEGSGGGGGTLRGSRGIGSLLRRHTSFKSPQESPTQNHLVIQHPEHP
- the LOC124414593 gene encoding septin-7 isoform X2, with product MSVENQNGTATAVPLQTNGIKSSITSISTTSSAVASVGGRTIPNNSSYLYSTSSVLNREKNRQAPPTLPKYTSSFNAGTNGNAERLARERESGGSYRLASLDRLALRQRILEGEGKPNGDAASTIQTKRELFFKADSGSLPSSPSVPPPQPPTAAATGTTLTSSVPPSVAPPSAPTKARLPQTSVTLNQNDSEDSNKRESANNRSTDTKDSRSAPTTKPKELDGYVGFANLPNQVYRKAVKKGFDFTLMVVGESGLGKSTLINSMFLADIYSSEYPGPSLRVKKTVAVETSKVLLKENGVNLTLTVVDTPGFGDAVDNSNCWVPVIEYIESKYEEFLNAESRVTRKQIADSRVHCCLYFVAPSGHGLKPLDVEFMQRLHDKVNIIPVIAKADTMTPDECAHFKKQILNEIAQHKIKIYEFPEDEEEEESKLHKVLRDRVPFAVVGANTVVEQDGKKVRGRKYPWGVAEVENLEHCDFIALRNMVIRTHLQDLKDVTNNVHYENFRCRTLAGLGVDGKPTRISNNLCPQGVMNSFMTVWNPLAQMEEEKREHDNKMKKMETEMEQVFEMKVREKKQKLKDSETDLQRRHEQMRRSLEQQVRELEEKRRAFESEKLTWEQQTGHSIEELRRRSLEANSKETGSVSSEGSGGGGGTLRGSRGIGSLLRRHTSFKSPQESPTQNHLVIQHPEHP
- the LOC124414593 gene encoding septin-7 isoform X7, which codes for METSTVVILPQTPPIQTKRELFFKADSGSLPSSPSVPPPQPPTAAATGTTLTSSVPPSVAPPSAPTKARLPQTSVTLNQNDSEDSNKRESANNRSTDTKDSRSAPTTKPKELDGYVGFANLPNQVYRKAVKKGFDFTLMVVGESGLGKSTLINSMFLADIYSSEYPGPSLRVKKTVAVETSKVLLKENGVNLTLTVVDTPGFGDAVDNSNCWVPVIEYIESKYEEFLNAESRVTRKQIADSRVHCCLYFVAPSGHGLKPLDVEFMQRLHDKVNIIPVIAKADTMTPDECAHFKKQILNEIAQHKIKIYEFPEDEEEEESKLHKVLRDRVPFAVVGANTVVEQDGKKVRGRKYPWGVAEVENLEHCDFIALRNMVIRTHLQDLKDVTNNVHYENFRCRTLAGLGVDGKPTRISNNLCPQGVMNSFMTVWNPLAQMEEEKREHDNKMKKMETEMEQVFEMKVREKKQKLKDSETDLQRRHEQMRRSLEQQVRELEEKRRAFESEKLTWEQQTGHSIEELRRRSLEANSKDYFWFLKRTGSVSSEGSGGGGGTLRGSRGIGSLLRRHTSFKSPQESPTQNHLVIQHPEHP
- the LOC124414593 gene encoding septin-7 isoform X4 yields the protein MSVENQNGTATAVPLQTNGIKSSITSISTTSSAVASVGGRTIPNNSSYLYSTSSVLNREKNRQAPPTLPKYTSSFNAGTNGNAERLARERESGGSYRLASLDRLALRQRILEGEGKPNGDAASTIQTKRELFFKADSGSLPSSPSVPPPQPPTAAATGTTLTSSVPPSVAPPSAPTKARLPQTSVTLNQNDSEDSNKRESANNRSTDTKDSRSAPTTKPKELDGYVGFANLPNQVYRKAVKKGFDFTLMVVGESGLGKSTLINSMFLADIYSSEYPGPSLRVKKTVAVETSKVLLKENGVNLTLTVVDTPGFGDAVDNSNCWVPVIEYIESKYEEFLNAESRVTRKQIADSRVHCCLYFVAPSGHGLKPLDVEFMQRLHDKVNIIPVIAKADTMTPDECAHFKKQILNEIAQHKIKIYEFPEDEEEEESKLHKVLRDRVPFAVVGANTVVEQDGKKVRGRKYPWGVAEVENLEHCDFIALRNMVIRTHLQDLKDVTNNVHYENFRCRTLAGLGVDGKPTRISNNLCPQGVMNSFMTVWNPLAQMEEEKREHDNKMKKMETEMEQVFEMKVREKKQKLKDSETDLQRRHEQMRRSLEQQVRELEEKRRAFESEKLTWEQQTGHSIEELRRRSLEANSKEAVDGKDKKNKKKGLF
- the LOC124414593 gene encoding septin-7 isoform X5, coding for MSVENQNGTATAVPLQTNGIKSSITSISTTSSAVASVGGRTIPNNSSYLYSTSSVLNREKNRQAPPTLPKYTSSFNAGTNGNAERLARERESGGSYRLASLDRLALRQRILEGEGKPNGDAASTIQTKRELFFKADSGSLPSSPSVPPPQPPTAAATGTTLTSSVPPSVAPPSAPTKARLPQTSVTLNQNDSEDSNKRESANNRSTDTKDSRSAPTTKPKELDGYVGFANLPNQVYRKAVKKGFDFTLMVVGESGLGKSTLINSMFLADIYSSEYPGPSLRVKKTVAVETSKVLLKENGVNLTLTVVDTPGFGDAVDNSNCWVPVIEYIESKYEEFLNAESRVTRKQIADSRVHCCLYFVAPSGHGLKPLDVEFMQRLHDKVNIIPVIAKADTMTPDECAHFKKQILNEIAQHKIKIYEFPEDEEEEESKLHKVLRDRVPFAVVGANTVVEQDGKKVRGRKYPWGVAEVENLEHCDFIALRNMVIRTHLQDLKDVTNNVHYENFRCRTLAGLGVDGKPTRISNKNPLAQMEEEKREHDNKMKKMETEMEQVFEMKVREKKQKLKDSETDLQRRHEQMRRSLEQQVRELEEKRRAFESEKLTWEQQTGHSIEELRRRSLEANSKEAVDGKDKKNKKKGLF